From the Acidobacteriota bacterium genome, one window contains:
- a CDS encoding ABC transporter ATP-binding protein translates to MSQRTTPHLLETRSLTVYRGDQLAVDDVDLTLDAHEILALVGPSGCGKTSFLRSLAGFERPIRGTIEIGGIVVSDDSRWLAPETRQVGLVFQHGALFPHLNVSENIRFGIRKNPHSDDRVRELLALTRTEELATRFPDELSGGQSQLVALARALAPAPRVILFDEPFANLDVHLRADVRRRICDILRETRTAALFVTHDQEEALSIADRVIVMLEGRVLQDAPAQTVYDRPADLGVAQFIGVSQFIEGRANHQRVDSLFGPVVETDLSGPVRILIRPEDIRLEPGGVEARICGKQFFGHDVVQEIELSGGERLAMRVLHGNSAENGDLIRIGLREKRYQVFPIDTGSSDS, encoded by the coding sequence GTGAGTCAGAGAACCACACCCCATCTCCTCGAGACGCGATCATTGACCGTCTATCGAGGCGATCAGCTGGCCGTCGATGACGTCGATCTCACACTCGACGCTCACGAGATCCTGGCTCTTGTGGGCCCCTCTGGCTGCGGGAAAACTTCGTTCCTGAGGTCTCTCGCAGGATTCGAAAGGCCAATTCGCGGGACGATCGAGATCGGTGGAATCGTCGTCTCGGATGATTCTCGCTGGCTGGCACCGGAAACTCGTCAGGTCGGGTTGGTCTTCCAGCACGGTGCGCTCTTTCCCCACCTCAATGTCTCGGAGAATATCCGCTTTGGGATTCGCAAGAATCCGCACAGCGATGACCGAGTTCGCGAACTGTTGGCGTTGACTCGAACCGAGGAACTTGCAACTCGCTTTCCTGACGAGTTATCCGGCGGGCAATCGCAACTTGTCGCGCTCGCCCGCGCGCTGGCGCCGGCGCCTCGTGTGATTCTCTTCGATGAGCCGTTCGCAAATCTGGATGTTCATCTCCGCGCCGATGTGCGGCGGCGTATTTGCGACATACTTCGCGAGACCCGAACCGCGGCCCTGTTTGTCACGCACGACCAGGAAGAGGCATTGAGCATCGCCGACAGGGTCATCGTGATGCTTGAAGGAAGAGTCCTCCAGGATGCGCCGGCTCAGACGGTCTACGACCGTCCTGCGGATCTCGGTGTCGCGCAGTTCATCGGCGTTAGCCAATTCATCGAAGGCCGGGCCAACCACCAGCGGGTCGATTCGCTGTTCGGTCCCGTGGTCGAAACGGATCTGTCTGGTCCAGTCCGGATTCTAATTCGTCCGGAGGACATTCGGTTGGAACCGGGCGGCGTCGAGGCGCGGATCTGCGGGAAGCAATTTTTCGGACATGACGTCGTCCAGGAGATCGAACTTTCCGGAGGGGAGCGCCTGGCGATGCGGGTCTTGCACGGCAACTCGGCGGAGAACGGCGACCTCATCCGAATCGGCCTGCGTGAGAAGAGATACCAGGTATTCCCGATCGATACAGGTTCCTCAGACTCTTAA
- a CDS encoding carboxymuconolactone decarboxylase family protein, translated as MAWIKTVAPEDADGLLKRLYDAAIGRAGRVFNIIRLQSPRPHVLRASTQLYREVMFGQENGLRRMDRELIATVVSHANACFY; from the coding sequence ATGGCATGGATCAAGACGGTCGCGCCGGAGGACGCCGACGGGCTATTGAAGCGGCTCTACGACGCGGCGATCGGAAGGGCCGGGAGAGTTTTCAATATTATCCGGTTGCAGAGCCCGCGCCCGCACGTCCTGCGGGCCTCGACACAACTCTACCGAGAGGTCATGTTTGGTCAAGAAAACGGTTTGAGGCGGATGGACCGTGAACTGATCGCCACGGTCGTCTCGCATGCAAATGCGTGCTTTTACTGA
- a CDS encoding TrmH family RNA methyltransferase, whose amino-acid sequence MTARSPEVDDRLRDQETLIQGSAGEPTPGIERLEFVVLLDNIRSAWNVGSIFRTADGCGVRHVYLCGITATPPRPDIAKTALGAERALSWDYHAYPESALKHAMAAGYTPVALENEASATVDEFDWPKRVCLVVGNEVAGVSIEIMHSKPRLVSIPMIGVKNSFNVAVAFGIAAYSAGLSLRSRATSSVDPGERGES is encoded by the coding sequence ATGACCGCTCGATCGCCAGAGGTCGACGATCGACTGAGGGACCAGGAGACGCTGATCCAGGGGAGTGCCGGTGAGCCGACGCCGGGTATCGAGAGACTCGAGTTCGTCGTTCTCCTGGACAACATTCGCAGTGCGTGGAACGTTGGTTCGATTTTTAGAACCGCCGATGGCTGCGGAGTCCGCCACGTATACCTCTGCGGAATCACCGCGACTCCTCCGCGCCCGGATATTGCCAAGACCGCTCTCGGCGCGGAGCGAGCCCTTTCATGGGATTACCACGCCTATCCAGAGAGCGCGCTCAAGCACGCGATGGCCGCCGGTTATACTCCCGTCGCACTTGAGAACGAGGCGTCGGCCACCGTCGACGAGTTCGATTGGCCGAAACGGGTATGTCTAGTCGTAGGTAACGAAGTAGCGGGTGTTAGCATCGAGATAATGCATTCGAAACCACGCCTGGTCTCCATCCCGATGATCGGAGTGAAGAATTCTTTCAATGTGGCCGTCGCGTTCGGTATAGCGGCGTATTCGGCGGGGCTCTCGCTTCGATCAAGAGCGACCTCGTCGGTGGATCCAGGGGAGCGAGGAGAATCATGA
- a CDS encoding alcohol dehydrogenase catalytic domain-containing protein: protein MQAITYVDQMQVQLDSVEDPRVLESGDAIVAVSLAGICGSDLHVLHGRESGIDVGTVMGHEFVGEVVEVGSSVHTVRPGKRVMSPFTTSCGHCYFCGTGLTSRCDRSRLFGWVQNGVGLQGAQAQYIRVPDADGTLLELESDIDESVGVLLGDILSTGYFCALQAGVEADGVYVVVGCGPVGLLTIAAARHLGATCVYAVDRVADRLLRAVDFGAIPIDGATEDVVARLHSENDGRGADAVMEVVGNADAHRLAIDLLRPGGTLSVVGVHNEPQFSFSPTEAYDKNLTYRVGRCPARHLMEQLLPFARDNQSTLASLVSHVLPLADGAHGYDIFDRKLDGCTKVVLRV from the coding sequence ATGCAAGCGATTACCTATGTCGACCAAATGCAAGTCCAGTTGGACTCCGTCGAGGACCCCAGAGTTCTTGAGTCGGGTGACGCCATCGTCGCCGTCTCGCTCGCCGGCATCTGCGGCTCCGATCTACATGTCCTACATGGTCGTGAGAGCGGTATCGATGTCGGCACCGTGATGGGGCACGAATTCGTCGGAGAAGTCGTCGAGGTAGGTTCGTCGGTACACACGGTTCGGCCGGGGAAACGGGTGATGTCGCCATTCACGACTTCGTGCGGTCACTGTTACTTCTGTGGAACCGGCTTGACGTCGCGTTGCGACCGTTCGCGACTGTTCGGGTGGGTACAGAATGGTGTGGGACTGCAAGGCGCCCAGGCGCAGTACATTAGGGTTCCCGATGCGGACGGAACGTTACTCGAACTGGAATCTGACATCGACGAGAGTGTGGGTGTTCTTCTCGGCGACATACTCTCTACCGGCTATTTCTGCGCGCTTCAGGCCGGCGTCGAGGCTGACGGAGTCTATGTCGTCGTGGGATGCGGACCGGTCGGGTTGTTGACAATTGCCGCCGCACGTCATCTCGGCGCGACCTGTGTCTACGCGGTAGATCGTGTTGCCGACCGTCTCTTACGGGCCGTCGACTTCGGAGCCATTCCCATTGACGGGGCAACCGAAGATGTCGTCGCACGGCTTCACTCGGAGAACGACGGCCGAGGTGCGGACGCCGTGATGGAGGTCGTCGGCAACGCAGATGCTCATCGACTTGCGATTGACCTGCTCCGACCGGGAGGGACACTCTCCGTTGTCGGGGTTCACAACGAACCGCAGTTCAGTTTTTCTCCTACCGAGGCCTACGACAAGAACCTGACCTACCGAGTCGGGCGGTGCCCAGCACGCCATCTCATGGAGCAGCTGCTACCGTTCGCTCGAGACAACCAATCGACTCTGGCGTCGCTCGTATCTCATGTACTTCCTCTTGCCGATGGGGCTCACGGATACGACATCTTCGATCGGAAACTCGATGGCTGTACGAAAGTCGTTTTAAGAGTCTGA
- a CDS encoding methyltransferase domain-containing protein, whose protein sequence is MSTLKGDRSVLGSFDGISPIYDLLSWCYGFGAIQRSRRRLTPFVSPPGRVLVLGDGTGMALCELLQSFEPLQVVCVDASRQMLQRTEKRLSVRVPHAMSRVRLIHGGIEDVPVSDSFDLIVSHYFLDLFDPLRLNAALSRLDVIWEPGGSWWVTDFTRPTGVSVGARLQGAMLRVLYHFFRSNCGITTRTLPDIEGAFLARGYSTQRRIRSAWGTLETMLFLKPEVVTELTGRPDASPSS, encoded by the coding sequence GTGAGTACGCTCAAGGGCGACCGCTCGGTCCTCGGAAGTTTTGACGGTATCAGCCCGATCTATGATCTTCTTAGCTGGTGCTATGGATTCGGGGCGATCCAGCGCAGTCGCCGCCGACTCACTCCGTTTGTGTCTCCTCCTGGGCGAGTGCTTGTACTCGGCGACGGTACGGGGATGGCCCTCTGCGAGTTGCTTCAGTCGTTCGAGCCGCTGCAGGTCGTTTGTGTCGATGCGTCTCGGCAAATGTTGCAGAGAACCGAGAAGCGGCTGAGCGTTCGCGTACCCCATGCCATGTCGCGGGTTCGTCTGATTCACGGCGGCATCGAGGATGTTCCCGTTTCGGACTCGTTCGATCTGATCGTGAGCCACTATTTCCTGGACTTGTTCGATCCGTTGAGGCTCAACGCGGCACTCTCTCGGCTGGACGTCATCTGGGAACCTGGCGGCAGTTGGTGGGTGACGGACTTCACGAGACCGACGGGCGTTTCCGTCGGTGCCCGCTTGCAGGGGGCGATGCTGAGGGTGCTTTATCACTTCTTTCGCTCGAATTGCGGCATCACGACGCGAACGCTTCCCGATATCGAGGGTGCCTTCCTGGCCAGGGGCTATTCGACTCAGCGGAGGATTCGCAGCGCATGGGGAACTCTGGAGACGATGCTTTTTCTGAAGCCAGAAGTCGTCACCGAATTGACCGGTCGCCCCGACGCCTCCCCCTCGAGTTGA
- a CDS encoding response regulator, with protein MSKRDRLLVVDDDHSMRAVLEQRFLDAGYEVHLAKDGREGLQRTRELLPQFVLCDWVMPNLDGIQYCRSIKSDPGLRETYVVLLSARDSAEDQVMGLDSGADDYLAKPFDPPELLARVRVGIRARRLNDELRKTEHQTALLEMAATLGHEINNPLTALFGHMELLSQYLDQKNEARSSHHLKEAGLVATRMADVAQRLIRLQDPRTTHYLEDLRMLDLD; from the coding sequence ATGTCAAAACGGGATCGGTTGTTGGTCGTCGACGACGACCACTCGATGCGCGCGGTCCTGGAGCAACGGTTCCTCGACGCCGGGTACGAGGTTCATCTAGCGAAGGACGGACGCGAGGGTCTCCAACGGACCCGTGAGCTCCTCCCCCAATTCGTTCTCTGCGACTGGGTCATGCCCAACCTTGATGGCATCCAGTACTGCCGGTCGATCAAGAGTGACCCGGGCCTGAGAGAGACCTATGTCGTCCTCCTCTCCGCACGGGACTCCGCAGAAGATCAAGTCATGGGTCTCGACTCGGGTGCCGACGACTATCTCGCCAAGCCGTTTGATCCACCGGAACTCCTTGCAAGAGTTCGGGTTGGAATCCGTGCACGTCGGCTAAACGATGAGTTACGCAAGACCGAGCATCAGACTGCGTTACTGGAGATGGCTGCGACGCTGGGTCACGAGATCAATAATCCGCTCACAGCATTATTCGGCCACATGGAATTACTCTCGCAATACCTGGATCAGAAGAACGAAGCAAGATCGAGTCATCATTTGAAAGAGGCGGGGCTTGTCGCGACCCGAATGGCGGACGTCGCTCAGCGCTTGATCCGTCTGCAGGATCCTCGAACAACCCACTACCTCGAAGATCTCCGCATGCTCGACCTCGACTAG
- a CDS encoding TonB-dependent receptor → MSKPPSRTPGSISYIGPEELERQGHTDIHRILRSVPGVNLQEEDGYGLRPNIGMRGTGSERSQKITLLEDGVLIAPAPYSAPSAYYFPTTGRMDGVEIRKGSSSIRQGPQTNGGVLNLLSAGIPSHFGGRLQWTTGSDASRRTSARIGDSGPRVGWLFETYQLKTDGFKELDGGGKTGFDLQDYLFKVRYVIRPGARRFQMMELKLGKTDQFGRETYVGLSDADFNLNPYRRYAASQRDRITADHEQVQLRHVIRLRDGFDVVTTVYRNDFFRNWSKVQSVQGQSIANVLLAPDDFADEFAVLRGDIDSVDDALSLRHNRRDYFSQGVQTTVRYRPGSRLSNHEFEFGLRVHEDEEDRFQEEDGYRMLSGQMIQTSIGSPGSQSNRISGATAVAGYVEDEITLGRWTVTPGVRFESIDFSRSDFGKNDPLRVGDSLTTGRTEFDVIIPGLGTNVRIGDMSHVFAGVHRGFAPPGPGSSQQADPEDSVNYEIGYRFEGPTLGTQIVGFFNDYKNLLGSDTLSSGGTGTLDMFNGGEVDVMGLETSFHAEMGRVASSVRFPLAVTYTFTDAEFRSSFESDFAGWGDEVIRGDVPPYLPKHQAALQLGIVHNAWSLNTEMSWVDQARTVPGQGPTTDEETIDAHFLLDVTAEVRVHDSVRMFVQSRNLTDERYIAARRPAGARPGIGRTIAVGFKWDF, encoded by the coding sequence ATCAGTAAACCTCCGAGTCGGACGCCTGGGTCGATCTCCTATATCGGCCCCGAAGAATTGGAACGTCAGGGCCACACCGATATCCACCGGATTCTCCGATCGGTACCCGGGGTCAACCTGCAGGAGGAGGACGGATACGGCCTTCGTCCTAACATCGGGATGCGCGGGACGGGAAGCGAACGGAGCCAGAAGATCACCCTCCTCGAAGACGGAGTGCTCATCGCCCCGGCCCCCTATTCGGCGCCGTCTGCGTACTACTTTCCAACGACGGGGCGGATGGACGGAGTCGAGATTCGTAAAGGATCGAGCTCCATTCGTCAGGGACCTCAAACCAACGGCGGGGTGCTCAATCTACTCTCCGCAGGCATTCCGTCCCATTTCGGGGGACGCCTTCAATGGACCACGGGGTCGGATGCGTCACGGCGAACGAGCGCCAGAATTGGGGACTCCGGGCCTCGCGTCGGGTGGCTCTTCGAGACCTATCAACTCAAGACGGACGGATTCAAGGAACTGGATGGAGGCGGTAAGACGGGATTCGACCTCCAGGACTACCTGTTCAAGGTGAGATATGTCATCCGCCCCGGGGCGCGACGATTTCAGATGATGGAACTCAAACTTGGAAAGACCGACCAATTCGGTCGCGAAACCTACGTGGGTCTTAGTGACGCCGACTTCAATCTCAATCCGTACCGGCGGTATGCCGCGTCGCAGAGAGACAGGATCACTGCGGACCATGAACAGGTCCAACTGCGCCATGTCATTCGACTGCGAGATGGGTTCGATGTCGTAACGACCGTCTATCGCAACGACTTCTTCCGAAACTGGAGCAAAGTACAGTCGGTCCAAGGTCAGTCAATCGCCAATGTTCTTCTCGCGCCTGACGACTTCGCAGACGAGTTCGCGGTTCTTCGCGGCGATATCGATAGCGTGGACGATGCACTGTCTTTGCGCCACAACCGTCGAGACTACTTTTCGCAGGGTGTGCAGACCACGGTTCGGTATAGACCTGGTTCCCGCCTATCGAATCACGAGTTCGAATTTGGACTTCGCGTTCACGAGGATGAAGAGGATCGGTTCCAGGAGGAAGACGGCTACCGCATGCTGAGTGGTCAGATGATCCAGACCTCGATTGGATCGCCGGGAAGCCAGAGTAATCGCATCAGCGGAGCAACCGCAGTCGCGGGCTATGTCGAGGATGAGATCACTCTGGGTCGCTGGACCGTGACGCCCGGAGTTCGGTTCGAGAGCATTGACTTTTCGCGCAGTGATTTTGGAAAGAACGATCCACTTCGGGTGGGGGACTCCTTGACGACCGGCCGCACGGAGTTCGATGTGATCATCCCCGGACTCGGCACAAATGTACGCATCGGTGACATGAGCCACGTATTCGCAGGAGTCCACCGGGGCTTTGCCCCTCCGGGGCCGGGCTCGAGTCAACAGGCCGATCCCGAGGATAGCGTCAACTACGAGATCGGTTACCGATTCGAAGGCCCGACTCTCGGCACCCAGATCGTCGGGTTCTTCAACGACTACAAGAACCTACTGGGTTCCGACACGCTCTCATCGGGTGGAACCGGCACGCTCGATATGTTCAACGGTGGCGAAGTCGATGTGATGGGTCTTGAGACGTCATTCCATGCAGAAATGGGACGAGTTGCCTCGTCCGTACGTTTCCCCCTGGCCGTGACCTACACGTTCACGGATGCCGAGTTTCGGAGTAGTTTCGAGAGCGATTTTGCCGGATGGGGCGATGAGGTCATCCGTGGCGATGTTCCTCCCTATCTGCCGAAGCATCAGGCTGCGCTTCAACTCGGGATTGTTCACAACGCGTGGTCTCTGAACACCGAGATGTCCTGGGTTGATCAAGCGCGGACGGTGCCCGGTCAAGGGCCGACGACCGACGAAGAGACTATTGACGCGCACTTCCTCCTGGACGTGACTGCAGAGGTTCGTGTTCACGACTCCGTTCGAATGTTCGTCCAATCTCGCAATCTTACGGACGAGCGATATATCGCCGCACGTCGGCCCGCCGGTGCGCGACCAGGGATCGGAAGGACGATCGCAGTAGGGTTCAAGTGGGATTTCTAG
- a CDS encoding phytanoyl-CoA dioxygenase family protein: MDRLSPAQVEAFFRQGYLVVEGLFTYREVVAIRDGFDRILDKAKGISETADLDGARFVVGRDDRGRPRIDRVVWCGAADSGLLRVGADSRLLSLAAQLLGSRRIMQLINQAHYKLPGDGLEFPWHQDSHHRRYGGALWNDVNGRGSYVQTVLAVDPAHADNGPLRLIPGSSRGGHRDCTVGLPADLRERDAIAPALAVGSVMLFGPYTFHASAANRSSKPRRVLINGYASPGANARHYPGCGLGRDLIAPRNVGSEYHALTTLQ, encoded by the coding sequence ATGGATAGGCTGTCACCGGCACAGGTAGAGGCGTTCTTTCGTCAGGGGTATCTCGTTGTCGAGGGCCTCTTTACGTACCGTGAGGTGGTCGCGATCCGAGATGGCTTCGATCGAATCCTCGACAAGGCCAAGGGGATCTCAGAGACGGCGGACCTCGATGGTGCGCGATTTGTCGTGGGGCGCGATGACCGAGGCCGACCCAGAATCGATCGCGTCGTCTGGTGTGGCGCCGCCGATTCGGGGCTGCTTCGAGTCGGCGCAGACTCACGCCTACTCAGTCTCGCGGCGCAACTTCTTGGCTCGCGTCGAATAATGCAACTGATCAACCAGGCACACTACAAACTCCCCGGCGACGGGCTTGAGTTTCCGTGGCATCAGGATAGCCATCATCGGAGGTACGGTGGCGCGCTGTGGAACGACGTCAACGGCCGTGGGAGCTACGTTCAGACGGTCCTTGCGGTCGACCCCGCCCACGCGGACAACGGGCCGTTGCGCCTCATTCCTGGATCCTCGCGGGGCGGCCATCGAGACTGCACGGTCGGTTTGCCGGCCGATCTGCGGGAGCGGGACGCGATCGCACCGGCTCTGGCCGTCGGAAGCGTGATGCTGTTCGGCCCGTATACGTTTCATGCGAGCGCGGCGAATCGCTCCAGCAAACCCCGTCGTGTACTCATCAACGGGTATGCCTCTCCGGGGGCCAACGCCCGGCACTACCCGGGGTGCGGTCTGGGGAGAGATCTTATCGCCCCAAGAAACGTCGGTAGTGAATATCACGCCCTTACCACGCTACAATAG
- a CDS encoding iron ABC transporter permease: MRWLTYAAGLVVATFVSAPLFYLVMRAMALGPYRVLEFWWRHGQVQLLMQTVALMVGVVAIANAIAIPAAWLVARTDLRYRGIWATILALPLVIPSYVSAFSWVSVLGPRGLLQGMVSFLGVERLPAIAYGYTGALFALALFTYPYLFLPLVAAMNSLDGSTEESSRVLGIGPWRTFFRVTLPQLRGSIATGSLLIALYALSDFGAVSIVRYNTLTLGVYNAYRSLFDRSGAALAGLQLAVVALAVVGLHGLVRRRERRSTTGSQRTRSVIELGRWRILARIGLSCVVVLNIGIPLLAISAWLTRSGLPQSTRGLMSATLNSFTVSSLAAIAAVVLAFPVALWVTRSPGFVGRWVERLSITGFAMPGLVVALSLVFVATRQLPWMYQTTLLVVIAYVIRFLPESLGATRNALLQFSPHYEEAARNLGHGAISTFRSVTWPLIRPGVLAGGALVFMTAMKELPATLILRPIGFETLATTIWSAASESYYADAALPALCLLFVGAVPVYRFSIQPTLRVP; the protein is encoded by the coding sequence TTGCGTTGGTTGACGTACGCGGCGGGTCTAGTCGTTGCGACGTTTGTCAGCGCCCCGTTGTTTTATCTCGTGATGCGAGCGATGGCTCTCGGACCCTATCGTGTCCTGGAGTTCTGGTGGCGTCATGGTCAAGTTCAACTGCTCATGCAGACAGTTGCCTTGATGGTGGGCGTTGTGGCGATCGCGAACGCGATCGCGATTCCGGCAGCGTGGCTGGTCGCTCGGACCGACCTGAGGTATCGGGGCATCTGGGCCACCATCCTTGCGTTGCCGCTTGTCATCCCAAGTTACGTTTCGGCGTTTTCCTGGGTCTCCGTACTGGGCCCACGCGGGCTGCTTCAGGGAATGGTCTCTTTTCTTGGCGTCGAGCGATTGCCCGCAATCGCGTACGGTTACACCGGTGCGCTATTCGCTCTGGCGTTGTTCACATACCCGTACTTGTTTCTCCCCCTGGTCGCGGCAATGAATTCACTCGACGGGAGCACAGAAGAGAGTTCACGAGTACTCGGAATCGGACCGTGGAGAACGTTCTTCCGCGTCACACTTCCGCAACTTCGTGGATCGATCGCGACGGGATCCCTGCTAATCGCGCTCTACGCGTTATCCGATTTCGGGGCAGTGTCAATCGTTCGATATAACACCCTTACACTCGGTGTGTACAACGCATATCGGAGTCTGTTCGATCGATCCGGCGCGGCCCTGGCGGGATTGCAGTTGGCCGTTGTCGCACTCGCCGTTGTGGGTCTGCATGGGCTTGTACGTCGCCGCGAGCGCCGGAGCACAACGGGTTCGCAGCGGACGCGATCAGTAATAGAGCTCGGTCGATGGAGGATTCTGGCACGGATAGGCCTGAGTTGTGTCGTCGTACTCAACATAGGCATTCCGCTTCTCGCGATATCGGCCTGGTTGACCCGTTCAGGATTGCCGCAGTCAACACGAGGTCTGATGTCGGCCACGCTGAATTCCTTCACGGTTTCGAGCCTTGCCGCGATCGCGGCGGTCGTGCTGGCCTTCCCCGTGGCGCTGTGGGTTACTCGCTCTCCAGGGTTTGTCGGCCGGTGGGTCGAGCGATTGTCCATCACAGGGTTCGCGATGCCGGGGCTAGTAGTGGCTCTCTCGTTGGTGTTTGTTGCGACGCGGCAGCTGCCGTGGATGTATCAGACTACGCTGCTTGTGGTCATTGCTTATGTCATACGATTCTTGCCGGAGAGCCTCGGGGCGACCCGGAACGCACTGCTGCAGTTCTCGCCTCATTACGAAGAGGCAGCCCGCAATCTGGGCCACGGCGCAATATCGACGTTTCGATCCGTAACCTGGCCACTCATCAGGCCAGGCGTTCTTGCAGGAGGGGCTCTGGTCTTCATGACCGCGATGAAGGAGTTGCCGGCAACTCTGATTCTCAGACCCATTGGGTTTGAAACACTCGCGACAACTATCTGGAGTGCAGCCTCCGAGAGTTACTACGCGGATGCTGCCTTACCGGCATTGTGTCTCCTGTTCGTCGGCGCGGTTCCGGTCTATCGTTTCTCAATCCAACCAACGTTGAGGGTGCCGTGA